The following are encoded in a window of Sinomonas cyclohexanicum genomic DNA:
- a CDS encoding 8-oxo-dGTP diphosphatase translates to MTGTPVALCFLLREGPAGREVLLGRKKRGFGRGKVVGLGGHLEAGETPAEAAARELEEEAGVVLDVALLTPAGTVDFRFPVRPEWDMQCWMFTCSSWDGEVTESEEIAPAWYPADELPVAHMWQDADHWLPIVLSGTVADFYVEMAEDNETVARFVVLGQ, encoded by the coding sequence ATGACAGGCACGCCGGTGGCCCTCTGCTTCCTCCTGCGCGAGGGCCCCGCCGGGCGCGAGGTCCTGCTCGGGCGGAAGAAGCGCGGATTCGGGCGCGGCAAGGTCGTGGGCCTCGGCGGCCACCTCGAGGCGGGGGAGACCCCCGCGGAGGCCGCCGCCCGCGAGCTCGAGGAGGAGGCCGGCGTCGTGCTCGACGTCGCGCTGCTCACCCCGGCGGGGACCGTCGACTTCCGCTTCCCCGTCCGCCCGGAGTGGGACATGCAGTGCTGGATGTTCACGTGCAGCAGCTGGGACGGCGAGGTCACCGAGAGCGAGGAGATCGCGCCCGCGTGGTACCCGGCGGACGAGCTGCCGGTGGCCCACATGTGGCAGGACGCCGACCACTGGCTGCCGATCGTGCTGTCGGGGACCGTCGCCGACTTCTACGTGGAAATGGCCGAGGACAACGAGACGGTGGCCCGTTTCGTTGTCCTCGGCCAGTGA